A single window of Archangium gephyra DNA harbors:
- a CDS encoding type VI immunity family protein, whose product MDSLIRTIRLKGKDLVLVRPGLTLTLYLDTPLHECAPGCADALEAYLAHVGPDTLRTYVADNGQFRPLSSKQISKDLRNLRKLPPDSEGYRILYNQGVESEVGTHAIFFEGSAFAEPEPLPDKTHLLRLELPPPPAEDQSWLEPFIEFVCQIANLVPFQSGNAGFAFKHVGVFESQMRKEINRLLPRYYGFDPSYDPARFDMKGRSFGAHWLTLLRTDLIQKLGGMEALRAALPQAELRPLDQGVLIRAARRPPLGDVNRQCTDIGCMPEVARLLRPIRYEAKGFGQPQEVFDALAWLARYDDKASQPWDAP is encoded by the coding sequence ATGGATTCCCTTATCCGAACGATCCGGCTGAAAGGAAAGGACCTCGTCCTCGTCCGCCCCGGTCTGACGCTCACCCTCTACCTGGACACGCCCCTGCACGAGTGCGCTCCCGGGTGCGCTGATGCCCTGGAGGCGTATCTGGCCCATGTCGGTCCCGATACACTCCGCACCTATGTGGCGGACAACGGCCAGTTCAGGCCCCTGTCCTCCAAGCAGATCTCGAAAGATCTCCGCAACCTGCGCAAGCTCCCTCCCGATAGCGAGGGTTACCGCATCCTCTACAACCAGGGGGTGGAGAGCGAAGTGGGCACCCATGCCATCTTCTTCGAGGGCAGCGCCTTCGCCGAGCCGGAGCCCCTGCCCGACAAGACCCACTTGTTGCGCCTGGAGCTCCCACCTCCTCCCGCTGAGGACCAGTCCTGGCTCGAGCCCTTCATCGAGTTCGTGTGCCAGATCGCCAACCTCGTCCCCTTCCAGTCCGGCAACGCGGGGTTCGCCTTCAAGCACGTGGGAGTGTTCGAGAGCCAGATGAGGAAGGAGATCAACCGGCTGCTGCCGAGGTACTACGGCTTCGATCCCTCCTACGACCCCGCCCGGTTCGACATGAAAGGGCGCTCCTTCGGCGCCCACTGGCTCACCCTGCTGCGCACGGACCTCATCCAGAAGCTGGGGGGAATGGAAGCCCTCCGGGCCGCGCTCCCCCAGGCAGAGCTGCGCCCGCTCGATCAGGGCGTGCTGATCCGCGCGGCCAGACGCCCCCCGCTCGGAGACGTCAACCGCCAGTGCACGGATATTGGCTGCATGCCAGAGGTAGCACGGCTGCTGCGCCCCATCCGCTACGAGGCCAAGGGGTTTGGCCAGCCGCAGGAGGTCTTCGACGCACTCGCCTGGCTCGCCCGCTACGACGACAAGGCCTCCCAGCCCTGGGATGCACCATGA